A stretch of the Malus domestica chromosome 08, GDT2T_hap1 genome encodes the following:
- the LOC139198383 gene encoding mitogen-activated protein kinase homolog NTF6-like: MEGSQKEGIPLYGGKYLQYNILGNLFEVSAKYAPPIHPVGRGAYGIVCCATNSETKEEVAVKKIGNAFDYRIDAKKTLREIELLCHMDHDNVIKIKDIIRPADREKFNDIYIVYELMDTDLNQIINSSQALIDDHCQYFLYQLLRGLKYIHSANVLHRDLKPSNLLLSANCDLKICDFGLARTTSETDFMTEYVVTRWYRAPELLLNCSEYTGAIDIWSLGCIVMEILRREPLFPGKNYVQQSSLINGLLGSPDESDLGLLKK; the protein is encoded by the coding sequence atGGAGGGTTCGCAAAAAGAAGGGATTCCTCTGTATGGAGGCAAGTATTTACAGTACAACATTCTGGGTAATCTCTTTGAAGTCTCCGCCAAGTATGCTCCTCCTATTCACCCAGTCGGTCGCGGTGCTTATGGCATCGTTTGCTGTGCAACAAACTCTGAGACAAAGGAAGAAGTTGCAGTCAAGAAGATTGGGAATGCATTTGACTATAGGATTGATGCGAAGAAGACGCTTCGAGAGATAGAACTCCTTTGCCATATGGATCATGACAATGTTATCAAAATTAAGGACATCATAAGGCCGGCAGATAGGGAAAAGTTCAATGATATTTACATTGTGTATGAATTGATGGACACTGACTTGAATCAGATAATAAACTCCAGCCAGGCTTTGATAGATGATCACTGTCAATATTTCCTGTATCAATTACTGCGAGGATTGAAGTACATACACTCTGCAAATGTTTTGCACCGCGATCTGAAACCAAGCAACCTGCTTCTCAGTGCAAATTGTGACCTTAAGATTTGTGACTTTGGGCTTGCAAGAACTACATCAGAGACAGATTTCATGACAGAATATGTTGTAACTCGTTGGTATCGAGCCCCTGAGTTACTACTCAACTGTTCAGAATACACCGGAGCAATTGATATTTGGTCATTAGGGTGCATCGTCATGGAGATTCTTAGGAGGGAACCACTGTTTCCCGGTAAAAACTATGTTCAGCAGTCGAGTCTTATAAATGGGCTCCTAGGTTCACCAGATGAATCAGATCTTGGTCTTTTAAAGAAGTGA